TGCATATTTTTTAACATCTCTTAGAAATATTTTTGACCCTGAAGCAATAGTTATTGGCGGGGGAATTATAAATTCAAAAGATATTTGGTGGGATGGAACTATTGAAAAATTCAAATCTTACTGTAATAAACCATACAATATTGATATTAGACCAGCAGAATTTTTAAATGATGCAGGTGTTATTGGTGCTGCAAAGATTGCCTTTGAGAGGATGGATAATGAATAATAAAATCTTGATTCTAGATGATGAAGATCCAATAAGACAATTTATGAAAATAAACCTTGACTATCAAGGTTATCAAACCGTTGAAGCATCAAGTGGTGAAGAAGCACTTAGAATTTTTGAAGAAGAAAAACCTGCAGTAGCTATTTTAGATATCATGCTTCCAGGCATAAGCGGTTATGAAGTTTGTGAGAAAATACGTGATAAATCTCCTATGACAGGAATCATTATGGTTTCAGCTAAAAGTCAGGATATTGATAAGATTTTGGGGCTTGAAAAGGGTGCTGATGATTATATTATAAAGCCTTTTAACCCTCAGGAGTTAATTTTAAGGGTGAAATCTTTGATGA
This genomic window from Anaerococcus murdochii contains:
- a CDS encoding response regulator transcription factor, whose product is MNNKILILDDEDPIRQFMKINLDYQGYQTVEASSGEEALRIFEEEKPAVAILDIMLPGISGYEVCEKIRDKSPMTGIIMVSAKSQDIDKILGLEKGADDYIIKPFNPQELILRVKSLMRRVNLNPAGESSDEVKSLTDGPFTLDIYSKTFFKNDQEIDVTPTEFTILEYFIKNKGKAMTRDEIMKETWGDNYSNDTKIVDVNIRRIRAKIEENPAKPEYIETVWGTGYRWK